The genome window GGCTACCGGCGGTTACGCCATCGACACCATGTGCGGGCGTTACGGCGCCCGGCTCTGCACCACCCAGCGCTGGCTGGATTTCCAGGGGGATAAGAACAACGGGCTGGCGCCGCTGCAGATCGACTACCGCCTGGTGCCGAACGGCACGCAGCCCGGCGACGGCGTGGAGCCGCTGGGCGCGCAGGCCTGGCGCTGCGACCAGCCGCTCAGCGACGAGGAGCAGGCTTGCTCCTGCCAGGACTGCGCCGAATCCTGCCCGCCGGTGGCCGCTCCCGCCGACCCGCCGCCGCCCTTCCGCCTCGGCGACGCCGACGGCGCCTTGGTCCTCTGCGGGCTGCTCTTCGGCCTCCTCGCCATCGCCTTCGTCAGCGCCTTGCTGTGCCGCCGGCGGCGGTCCAAGGAGGGTTTCACGCCGCAGCCGGCAGCGCCGCGTGCCGCCGGCTGCTCGGCGCGGCTGGGCGACGCCAGCCACCGCGTCCTGGCGAGGGCTTTCCGCTGGTGGGGGACGCTGGTGGCGCGGCACCCCGCGGCggtgctggcggcggcggcggtgctgGCCGGCGGTTTGTCGGCCGGGTTGGTCACCCTGCGTCTCACCACCGACCCGGTGGAGCTGTggtcggcgccgggcagccgcgccCGGCAAGAAAAAGCTTTTTACGACGAACACTTCGGTCCTTTCCTCCGCACCAACCAGGTGATCGTGACGGCGCCcgggcagcccggctccggcTACGAGTCGGTGGTGCTGGGCGCCAAGAACTTCAGCGGGGTGCTGTCGGAGGAGGTGCTGcgggcactgctggagctgcaggagcagctggcGGCCGCCACGGCGTGGGCTCCGGTGGCGGGCCGGGAGGTGACGCTGAGCGACGTCTGCTACGCCCCGCTCAACCCCAGCCAGCCCTCGCTGGGCGACTGCTGCGTCAACAGCGTCACCCAGTACTTCCAGAACAACGGCACCCGCCTGGCGCTGACGGCCACCCAGACCAGCGGCAAGGTGACCGGCACCGTCGACTGGCGCGACCACCTCATCTACTGCGTCAAGTGGGTGCCgcagcccaggggctggggggcaggggggggtgcTGGGCACGGCACGGTGCCCGTGGGGTGCTGGGCTTTGGGGCTGGGGTCCTATTGATGGGGTGCCCACCAAGGCACAGTGCCCATGGGGTGccaggctttggggctggggTGCTATCGATGGGGTGCTCACCAAGGCACAGTGCCCATGGGATGTGGGGCTTTGGGGCTGGGGTGCTATCGATGGGGTGCTgggctttggggctgggggggctggggtgcttTCTGTGGGGTGCCCACCACACCACGGTGCCTGTGGGGTGCTGGGCTTTGAGGCTGGGGTGGTATCAATGGGATGCCCAGCACAGCAAGGTGCCCATGGGGTCCTATTGATGGGGTGCTGGGCACGGCACAGTGCCCGTTGGGTGCTGGGCTTTGGGGTTGGGGTGCTGTCTGTGGGGTGCTGGGCACGGCATGGTGCCCGTGGGGCGCTGGGCTTtggggctggggtgctggggtgctgtcTGTGGGGTGCCCACCATGGCACGGTGCCCATGGGGTCCTGAGCTCTGGGGATGGAGCAGTGTCTGCGGGGTGCCCAGCACAGCCGGGTGCCCACAGGGTCAGGGTGctgggcacagggtgctgggCACAGCACCGTTCCCGTGGGGTGCAGAGGTGTGGGGCTGGGATGATGCCCGTGGGGTGCGGGGCTGCACGTTGGGGTGCTGGGTACGTCACGGTGCCCATGGGGTGCCAGGCTTTGGGGTGCTGGTCTTTGGGGTGCTGGGTTTTGCATGGTGCCCACAGGGTGCTGGGCTTTGGGGTGTCAGGCTTTGGGGTGTCAggctttggggtgctgggttttggggtgctgggcacGTCACAGTGTCCATGGGGTGCCAGGCTTTGGGGTGCTGGTCTTTGGGGTGCTGGGCTTTGCATGGTGCCCACAGGGTGCTGGGCTTTGGGGTGCTGGGCTTTGCACGGTGCCTGTGGGGTGCTGGGCCATGGGGCGGCCGGACGGCCGATCTGGGGCGACGCGCAGCGGGGCTGGGTGCTGACGCGGCGCCGTGTCCCCGCCAGCTCCCCGCTCTCCTTCAAGGACATCACGGCGCTGGAGCTGAGCTGCATGGCGCAGTACGGCGGGCCCGTCTTCCCCTACATCGCCCTGGGCGGCTACCCCGGTACGCGCCGGCTGGCACCCCGGGGGGGGATGTCACCCGGGGGGATGTGACCCCGGGTGGGATGTCACCCCAGATGGATGTCACCCCAGTGGGATGTCACCCCAGTGGGATGTCACCCTGGTGGGAAGTCACCCCGGGGGGATGTCACCCCAGGGGGATGTCCCCCCAGATGGGATGTCACCCTGGTGGGATGTGACCTTGGGTGGATGTCACCCCAGTGGGCTGTCACCCCAGTGGGCTGTCACCCCGGTGGGCTATCACTCTGGTTGGGCTGTCCCCCCGGTGGGCTGTCCCCCCAGTGGGCTGTCACCCCGGTGGGATGTCTCCCCGAGTGGGATGTCACCCTGGGTGGGCTGTCCCCCCTGGTGGGATGTCACCCCGGTGGGCTGTCACCCCGAGTGGGATGTCCTCCTGCTGGGATGTCACCCCGCATTGACTGTCACCCCGGGTGCGATGTCACCCTGGTGGGATGCCACCCCGCATTGGCTGTCACCCTGGGTGGGCTGTCCCCCCCGGGGGTGCGAGTGTCACCCGCTGTCCCCGCAGACTCGGAGTACACGGAGGCGGAGGCGCTGATCGTCACCTACTCCCTCAACAACTTCCCCCGCGACGACCCCCGCCACGAGTGGGTACTGAGCTGGGAGAGCCGCTTCCTGGAGGTGGTGGGCGACTTCCAGCGCACCCACAGCCCCAACCTCTCCGTCGCCTTCATGGCCGAGGTCAGGCACCCGCcgagcggggtggggggcacccgcgGGAGCCCGGCCACCCCCTCACCGGGCTCCGTCCCGGCAGCGCTCGCTGGAGGACGAGATCAACCGCACCACGGCGGACGACATCCCCGTCTTCGCCGTCAGCTACCTGGTGGTCTTCGTCTACATCGCCCTGGCGCTGGGCGAGTACACGGCCTGGCGCCGCGTCCTGGTAGGCACCGGGGCGGCTCGGGGACGGGGGGacaccccggggtgccccggtGGGTGCTGAGCGGTGGGTTCGTCCCCCCCCGGTGCAGGTGGAGTCGAAGGTGACACTGGCGCTGGGCGGCATTGCCGTGGTGCTGGGCGCCGTCTTCGCCTCCATGGGCTTCCTggcgctgctggggctgccttCGTCGCTCATCATCATCGAGGTCGTGCCCTTCCTCGTCCTCGCCGTGGGCGCCGACAACATCTTCATCTTCGTGCAGGAGTACCAGGTGGGAggggggcacccggggggggcacggggacgcCTCGGGGATGGGGGCACCCCACGGGGCGCAGGGTCACCCTTGGGTGGGGGGGATCCCCCCGGGGTGCAGGGTCACCCTTGGGTGGGGGGATCCCCACGGGGCGCGAGGTCCCTGGGGTCAGGGGATCCCCACGGGGCACAGGGTCATCCTTGGGTGGGGGGATCCCCACGGGGTATGGGGTCTCCGGGGTGAGGGGATCACCACGGGGCATGGGGCCACCCTTGGGTGGGGGGGGATCCCCACAGGGAGCGGGGTCACCTTTGGGTGTGGGATCCCCCCGGGGCGCGgggtccccggggcagggggtccCGCGGCGGGTGCCCCCTCCTCACCGCCCCGGCCAGCAGCAGTCGCAgcgggagccgggggagacgcgggAGCAGCACATCGGGCGGGTGCTGGCGCGGGTGGCACCCAGCAtgctgctctgcagcctctccgaggtcatctgcttcctcctgggtgagcgggggcacgggggggacaggaggggtgcGGGGGCACAGGGACAAGGAGGTgacggggggacatggggggcatAGGCTGGGTACAGGGACATAAAGGGACACAGGGAGCACAGGGACACGCAGGGCACGGGGACAGGGGGTACGGGGTGGGCACAGGGACGGGAGGGCACAAGGACACGGGGGGAGTCACAGGGACACGGGGGGTACAGGGACATGAGATGAGGGGTACAGGGGCACAGGGCGGGCACAGGGATACagggggcatggggacatgggggcacAGAGGACAcagggggggcacagggacacagGGGTCACAGGGACACGGGGGGTACAGGGACATGAGATGAGGGGTACAGGAGCACAGGGCGGGCACAGGGATACggggggcatggggacatgggggcacAGAGGAcacagcgtgggcacagggacaCAGGGGTCATAGGGACACAGGGTgggcacagggacatggggacacagggggggCATGGGGGCACAGGGGGGGTCACAGGGGCACAGGGACATGAAGGCACAGGGTGGGCACAGGGACACGGGGTGGGCACAGGGCGGGTCACAGGGACATACGGTGGGCACAGGGGCACAGGGTGGGCACAGGGGCACATGGGTGTCAGAgggacacagaggcacagggtggGCATGGGGGGGTCACAGGGACACAGGGTGGGCACAGGGACACAGGGTGGGCATAGGGCGGTCACAGGGACACAGGGTGGGCACAGGGGGCACAGGGACACGGCCCTCGCAGCCGGCTCGGTGCACGCCGTGGGtgggggtgccggggtgggggggtgcaggcGCGGGGCTGCTGACGCCGGTGCCCGCAGGCGCCCTCTCCTCCATGCCCGCCGTCCGCACCTTCGCCCTCACGGCCGCCTTGGCCATCGCCTTCGACTTCCTGCTCCAGATATCGGGGTTCGTCGCCCTGTTGGCCCTCGACGTCCGGCGGCAGGAGGTGCGGCGCCCCAGGGGGCACGGGTGGGCCCACAGTGGGCATGGGGTGCCCAGGGCGGGCATAGGGTGTCTGAGGGTGTCTGGGGTTGGCATGGGGTGCCCATGGAAATCAGAGTCCCCCAAGGTGGGCGTGGGTTGCCCAGGGTGAATATGGGGTGCCCAGGGACATGAGGGTGCCCAGGGTGGGCATGGGGTGCCCATGGGCTTGACGGTGTCTGGGGTTGGCATAGGGTGGGCATGGAAATTGGGGTCCTCAGGGTGGGTATGGTTGTCCAGGGTGGGCGTGGGGTGCCCGTGGGCACGAGGGTTGGCATGGGGTGCCCTTAGACATCGTGGTGCCCAGAGCGGGTATGGGGTGCCCAGAGACATGAGGGTGCCCAGGCTGGACACGGGGTGCATGTGGGGTGCCCAGGGTGGGTGTGGGGTTCCCAGGGTGGTCATGGGGGTGCCCAGGGTGAATATGGGGTGCCCAGGGACATGAGGGTGCCCAGGCTGGACATGGGGTTCATGTGGGGTTCCCAGGGTGGgtgtggggtccccagggtggtcATGGGATGCCCAGGGTGGGCGGGGGTTGGGTATGGAGTGCCCAGGGTGACTATGGGGTTCCCAGGGTGATCATGGAGTGCCCAGGGTGAGTGTGGGGTGCCCAGGGTGGGTGTGGGGTTCCCAGGGTGGTCATGGGGTGTTCAGGGTGACTATGGGGTGCCCAAGGATGTGAGGGTGCCCAAGGTGGTCATGGGGTTCCCAGGGTGGTCATGGGGTGCCCGGGGTGACTATGGGGTGCCCAGGGTGGGCACAGGGTGGGTATGGGGCAACTGGGGTAGGTGTGGGGTTCCCAGGATGTTCATGGGCTGTTCAGGGTGACTATGGGGTGCCCAGTGTGACTATGGGGCGCCCAGGGTGGGCATGGGGTGGGTATGGGGCAACTGGGATGGGTGTGGGGTTCCCAGGGTGGTCATGGGGCGCCCAGGGTGAGTATGGGGTGCCCAGGGGTGTGAGGGTCCCCACGGTGGGCACAGGGTGCCCATGGGCTTGATGGTGTCCGGGGTTGGTATAGGGTGGGCATGGAAATTGGGGTCCCCATAGTGGGTGTGGGGTGCCTATGGGCATGAGGGTCGGCATGGGGTGCCCGGGGACCCCGGGGTGCCAGCCGGGCTCTGCCCGCAGGCCGCCCGCTTtgacctctgctgctgctgcgggatggagaaggggggtcccgcggggccgggggtccgGCTGCTGCGCCCGCTGCTGCGCCGCTGCCTCGCTCCGCTGCTGCTGCACCGCCTGGCGCGCCCCGTGGTGGTGAGGGGCACGGGGGGGCACGGAGTCGGGGGGTCAGGGGGCATGTGGGGTGTAgggggagggtttgggggggggggcataggGGTGTCGAGATGTCTGGGGGTTGTGGGGTGGGGCATGGGGGGTCCTGGAGGGTCCTAGGGTGGTCTAGGGGGGGATCATATatgggggggggtgtccttgAGAGGCTGGGGGGGGCGATGGGGGTGTGGATGTGTCTGGGGGTTGAAAATGTGGGCTGTGAGAAGGGTTCTGGGGGGCCTGGGGAGGTCTGGGGGGGGATCATATATGGGGGGGGTCCTTGAGAGGTTGGGGGAGGAAGATGGGGGTGTGGATGTGTCTGGGGGTTGGAATTGTGGGCTATaagggggggttctggggggctTGGGGAGGTCTAGGGGGGGCATGGGTTTGTGGGGGGGTCCTTAAGGGGCTGGGGGTGTCAACTTTTCTTAGGgttggagggggggtggggggtgggggtgtctgGAGGGTCCTGGGAGGTGGGGGGCTTGCGGGGACTGGCCGTGGGGGTGTGGGGATATGGGGGGGACATGCCATAGGGGGGTTGGGGGCCCCTGGAGGACTCCAGGTGGTTTGGGGGGCTGTGGCGGTGTTCCCAGCGGatctggggggtcctgggggggtcccggggtgcccTGACAGGGGGGTGCTGCCGCCGCAggtgctgctcttcctcttcctggccTGCGCCGGGCTCTACCTCATGCTGCAGGTGCCCGTGGGGCTGGACCAGGAGCTCTCCATGCCCAAGGTGGGCCTggccccgggcacccccgggctggggacagcggggcACGTGTGGGGACACCAGGGGGGGACATGGCTGCTGTGGGGGTGCCTGGGACAGTACAGCCCCGTATGGGCGCAGCGTGGGGATGACCTGGCCCCGAACGGGGATGCGCAGGGGTGGCATGGCCACATGCAGGGATGTGCAGGGGTGGTATGGCCCTGTAAAGGGATGTATGGGGACAGTATGGCCCTGTACAGGGACAGCGTGGCACCTTATAGCGTGGTGTGGTCCCATACGGGGACGCACAGGGGTGACTTGTCCCCATATGGGGATGTACAGGGGTTGTATGGCCCCATATAGGGATGCATGGGGACCATATGGCCCCGTATAGGGACAGGGTGGCACCTTATAGCACAGCGTGGCCCCATATGGGGACGCCAGGAGTGGTATGGGCCCATAAAGGGATGTATGAGGACAGTATGGCCCTGTATAGGGACAGTGTGGCATCTTATAGCACGGCCTGGCCCCATACGGGGATGTACAGGGGTGGTATAGCCTCATATAGGGGTGCACAGGAGTTGTATGACCACATATAGGGATGCATGGGGACCGTATGGCC of Opisthocomus hoazin isolate bOpiHoa1 chromosome 28, bOpiHoa1.hap1, whole genome shotgun sequence contains these proteins:
- the NPC1L1 gene encoding NPC1-like intracellular cholesterol transporter 1, whose translation is MPGSAALAGAVLGALLALAAATLTPIHRAGYCAFYEECGRNPEVNVSLVQSNVPCLSNTPARAATSAVLALLRTVCPELVREDNETTFVCCNLAQLSALQLSVALSGTVLSRCPACARNFANLYCNNICSPDQSLFTNVTRVVNRTAADGTPQLAVIEYQCFYRQYYADAAFASCKGVRLPATGGYAIDTMCGRYGARLCTTQRWLDFQGDKNNGLAPLQIDYRLVPNGTQPGDGVEPLGAQAWRCDQPLSDEEQACSCQDCAESCPPVAAPADPPPPFRLGDADGALVLCGLLFGLLAIAFVSALLCRRRRSKEGFTPQPAAPRAAGCSARLGDASHRVLARAFRWWGTLVARHPAAVLAAAAVLAGGLSAGLVTLRLTTDPVELWSAPGSRARQEKAFYDEHFGPFLRTNQVIVTAPGQPGSGYESVVLGAKNFSGVLSEEVLRALLELQEQLAAATAWAPVAGREVTLSDVCYAPLNPSQPSLGDCCVNSVTQYFQNNGTRLALTATQTSGKVTGTVDWRDHLIYCVNSPLSFKDITALELSCMAQYGGPVFPYIALGGYPDSEYTEAEALIVTYSLNNFPRDDPRHEWVLSWESRFLEVVGDFQRTHSPNLSVAFMAERSLEDEINRTTADDIPVFAVSYLVVFVYIALALGEYTAWRRVLVESKVTLALGGIAVVLGAVFASMGFLALLGLPSSLIIIEVVPFLVLAVGADNIFIFVQEYQQSQREPGETREQHIGRVLARVAPSMLLCSLSEVICFLLGALSSMPAVRTFALTAALAIAFDFLLQISGFVALLALDVRRQEAARFDLCCCCGMEKGGPAGPGVRLLRPLLRRCLAPLLLHRLARPVVVLLFLFLACAGLYLMLQVPVGLDQELSMPKDSYMLQYFAALNQYLAVGLPTYFVTTGGYDFSSTNGTNGICSSAGCDSDSLTNTIQYATLFSNVSYIAIPANSWVDDFLDWLNPTGRCCRIHRFGNLTGEFCPSTSSDLSCLGGQCLNATRRPTVEEFERFLPWFLHDRPTLQCAKGGLGAYDTAVSMDANGTILASRFMAYQSPLRTSQEYTAALRAARALAEEITATLRRVPGTRPDFRVFPYTVTYVYYEQYLTVVAEGVVTLALCLVPTFAVSFLLLGMDLRSSAATLLTIAMILVDTVGAMALWGVPYNAVALINLVAAVGISVEFVSHLTCAFALSTQPGRAARAADALVTMGSKVVAGVALTNLPGIVVLAFAKAQLIQIFFFRLNLIITLVGLAHGLLFLPVLLSYVGPSPRVPAGDTQGDTKGVAGLALGNPGFQEKAPGSGPG